A window from Fervidicoccaceae archaeon encodes these proteins:
- a CDS encoding 4Fe-4S dicluster domain-containing protein has product MQVETKKIRTIDEIMKNNKWIVDEKPHIIVDYEKCGKCDKKLCVDLCPAGCYTLLADGRLSFSYEGCLECGTCRLICPNEAISWNYPEGGKGIQYRYG; this is encoded by the coding sequence ATGCAGGTGGAAACTAAAAAAATCAGAACTATAGATGAAATAATGAAGAACAACAAGTGGATCGTGGATGAAAAACCACACATAATAGTTGATTATGAGAAGTGCGGCAAATGCGACAAAAAGCTGTGTGTCGATCTATGTCCAGCAGGATGCTACACATTGCTGGCAGATGGAAGATTGAGCTTCAGCTATGAGGGCTGCCTTGAGTGCGGAACTTGCAGGCTGATATGCCCTAATGAGGCTATAAGCTGGAACTATCCAGAAGGAGGAAAAGGGATCCAGT